In Malus sylvestris chromosome 15, drMalSylv7.2, whole genome shotgun sequence, a single genomic region encodes these proteins:
- the LOC126602275 gene encoding uncharacterized protein LOC126602275 produces the protein MATAWCAPFILLFMAFIAFMVSINLVISYKLFPPLPPNFLIIAVDWRKEGASKGNPKSNSTGNKMSQPSVQKTSQPSVNLLQPTKCPSPQPMPGNRPAHFGQTQRPAYWLARAAESRLCASSIQGCRRRGPLVSPLVFTRNRATWPSSVPLDFQRLFFVDRWISNGKKNLNLTFKKDRPITDQRSTLMN, from the exons ATGGCCACCGCGTGGTGCGCACCCTTCATCTTGTTGTTCATGGCGTTCATTGCCTTCATGGTGTCCATAAACTTGGTCATTTCGTACAAACTGTTTCCACCGCTCCCTCCCAATTTCCTGATTATCGCCGTTGATTGGAGGAAGGAGGGCGCG AGCAAGGGCAAtcctaagagcaactccaccgggAACAAAATGTCCCAGCCCTCAGTCCAAAAAACAAGCCAGCCCTCAGTGAATTTGCTCCAGCCCACAAAATGTCCCAGCCCCCAGCCCATGCCAGGCAACAGGCCAGCCCATTTCGGACAGACCCAGAGGCCGGCCTATTGGCTGGCGCGTGCAGCAGAATCGCGCCTGTGCGCGAGTAGCATACAGGGTTGCAGGCGGCGGGGCCCGCTTGTCAGCCCACTTGTGTTCACCCGGAATAGGGCTACGTGGCCCTCCTCagtgccgttggatttccaacggctattttttgtagaccgttggatttccaacggtaaaaaaaatttaaatttgacttttaaaaaggaccgtccgatcacagatcaacggtccacattaatgaactaa